The Amblyomma americanum isolate KBUSLIRL-KWMA chromosome 5, ASM5285725v1, whole genome shotgun sequence genome window below encodes:
- the LOC144134551 gene encoding uncharacterized protein LOC144134551 produces MNQHAQIQVLLSYISSASGSLLCVQPSPTHAPLLIASIVATTCRARLLGFYQRKGLIPSEVTGLFGLFKPSFGHAKRVCKILRSELWNQVRLLQDLLRAACYAQNQEWLAGIRHRQFMKLAVQTTEVWWKCSINQAIRRMEELRKVKMKAPERQDVLVLGGAEVPEEFASVLKEGPKFSVPAILKPHEWLSLNRRLANRTEQENQERCLLDGIDTITRSQGWKRQASLIPSFLL; encoded by the exons atgaaccaacacgcccaaatacaagtacttctgagttaTATTTCTTCTGCATCGGGCTCTTTGCTTTGTGTTCAGCCTTCACCTACCCATGCTCCCCTGCTCATCGCAAGCATTGTGGCCACGACCTGCCGAGCCAGGCTTCTTGGGTTCTACCAGCGAAAAGGCCTCATTCCAAGTGAGGTCACTGGCCTGTTCGGTCTTTTCAAACCGTCCTTCGGTCATGCCAAAAGAGTATGCAAGATCCTCCGGTCCGAACTATGGAACCAAGTGAGGTTACTTCAAGACCTTCTACGTGCGGCATGCTATGCCCAAAACCAGGAGTGGCTCGCGGGCATCAGACACCGCCAGTTCATGAAGCTCGCAGTCCAGACAACGGAAGTTTGGTGGAAGtgctccatcaaccaggcgataagACGCATGGAAGAATTGAGGAAAGTCAAGATGAAGGCACCGGAACGCCAAGATGTGCTAGTCTTGGGAGGAGCCGAAGTACCGGAAGAGTTTGCGTCCGTCCTAAAGGAGGGGCCGAAATTCAGCGTCCCAGCCATTCTCAAGCCTCACGAATGGCTGTCCCTGAACCGACGACTTGCCAACAGAACGGAgcaagaaaaccaggaaaggtgcctccTGGACGGCATCGACACCATCACGAG gtctcaaggctggaaaaggcaggcttccctgattccctcattcttgctgtga